A single genomic interval of Candidatus Sysuiplasma acidicola harbors:
- a CDS encoding glycosyltransferase: MKIAMFTDSYYPAVDGVVNSVSTISRELERIGHEVFIFAPEPTNGEVINDITKGGTFFFKSMKFRHYPQYRTAFLPSNKTKVLDRLGIDLIHTHGITTVGLKGLSASRKFDVPVATTYHTMVHEAMNYYKPIPLPTSIIVNLAVRYMRFFLSRSDVVVVPTKPILEELVRIAPRMPYAAVIPTGIDTKRFSPQGRGDAVREKYGIGDAPLLLYVGRVAFEKSIDRIIMQMPLLKDRSTKLMIAGDGPARSRLEQLVSSLKLNDRVIFTGFIPDAELPDYYKAADVFVSASKFETQGITMLEAMACGKPVVSINYRAVTDFVVSGENGFLYDEYSENIAGTIERAMNAEARVKKNARRTAEKYSKENCARTLSELYTRTLNIHLSR; this comes from the coding sequence ATGAAGATAGCGATGTTCACTGATTCGTATTATCCCGCAGTCGACGGTGTTGTAAACTCTGTATCTACCATATCCAGGGAGCTTGAGAGGATAGGGCACGAAGTGTTCATCTTTGCACCCGAGCCGACAAACGGCGAAGTGATCAACGACATAACGAAGGGCGGAACCTTCTTCTTCAAATCAATGAAATTCAGGCACTATCCGCAGTACAGGACGGCCTTCCTTCCTTCAAACAAGACAAAGGTTCTTGACCGGCTTGGAATTGACCTGATACACACCCACGGCATAACGACCGTAGGCCTTAAGGGTCTCAGTGCATCGAGAAAATTCGATGTGCCGGTGGCAACCACTTATCATACAATGGTGCATGAGGCAATGAATTATTACAAGCCTATCCCGCTTCCCACCAGCATCATAGTAAATCTTGCAGTGCGGTACATGCGTTTCTTCCTAAGCAGATCAGATGTTGTCGTTGTGCCCACAAAACCCATACTGGAGGAGCTTGTCAGAATTGCACCGCGCATGCCCTATGCAGCCGTGATACCCACAGGCATAGATACGAAGCGTTTCAGCCCCCAGGGCAGGGGCGATGCAGTGAGAGAAAAGTACGGCATCGGAGATGCACCCCTTCTGCTCTACGTCGGCAGAGTCGCCTTTGAAAAGAGCATAGACAGGATCATCATGCAGATGCCTCTGCTGAAGGACAGGTCAACCAAACTCATGATAGCCGGGGATGGGCCGGCAAGAAGCCGCCTCGAACAACTGGTTTCGTCGCTGAAGCTTAATGACAGGGTGATTTTCACCGGATTCATACCTGATGCCGAACTGCCTGACTATTACAAGGCGGCCGATGTTTTTGTGTCCGCTTCCAAATTTGAAACTCAGGGCATAACGATGCTCGAGGCAATGGCGTGCGGCAAACCGGTGGTGAGCATCAACTACAGGGCAGTAACCGATTTCGTGGTCAGCGGTGAGAATGGCTTCCTGTATGACGAGTACTCCGAGAACATCGCGGGCACTATAGAGAGGGCCATGAATGCAGAAGCGCGTGTAAAGAAGAATGCCAGGAGAA
- a CDS encoding transcription initiation factor IIB has product MTAFSKTREKVEVDDVEFCPECNSSHLEEDYERGELVCADCGLVISENIIDHGQEWRGFDTEQNEKRARTGAPATFTVHDKGLSTEISWKNVDIYGKSIPARNKPQLYRMRKWQKRLRAANAVERNLMVALASIERISSNMGLPKNAREEAAVIYRKAASRDLIRGRSIEGVVSASIYAASRQLGFPRAIEEVARASRVGRKEIGRNYRTLVRELRISLLPTTPEDYISRFCSELNLGNDVETKAMEILKSLNDGSSNVGKGPTGIAAAAIYIAAILCGKKRTQEEIANISGVTEVTLRNRFKDITGTLSLNTEL; this is encoded by the coding sequence ATGACCGCATTTAGCAAGACAAGGGAGAAGGTTGAGGTAGATGACGTCGAATTCTGTCCGGAGTGCAACAGTTCGCACCTAGAGGAAGATTATGAGCGCGGCGAACTAGTATGCGCCGATTGTGGACTCGTGATAAGCGAGAATATTATCGATCATGGTCAGGAATGGCGTGGTTTCGATACCGAACAGAATGAGAAGCGGGCGAGGACCGGAGCTCCCGCCACGTTCACTGTTCATGACAAGGGACTTTCCACCGAAATATCGTGGAAGAATGTCGACATTTACGGCAAGAGCATCCCTGCAAGAAACAAGCCGCAGCTTTACAGGATGAGAAAGTGGCAGAAGAGACTCAGAGCGGCAAACGCTGTTGAGAGGAACCTCATGGTTGCGCTGGCCTCAATAGAAAGGATCAGCTCGAATATGGGGCTTCCGAAGAATGCCAGGGAAGAGGCGGCCGTGATTTACAGGAAGGCCGCTTCCAGGGATCTCATAAGGGGAAGGAGCATCGAAGGTGTAGTTTCCGCCTCGATATATGCGGCATCAAGGCAGCTTGGCTTCCCGCGGGCAATAGAGGAAGTTGCGAGGGCAAGCAGGGTCGGAAGGAAGGAAATAGGCAGGAATTACCGTACCCTTGTGCGTGAACTCAGGATTTCGCTTCTCCCTACTACGCCTGAAGATTACATATCGAGATTCTGCAGTGAACTCAATCTGGGAAACGACGTTGAAACAAAGGCGATGGAAATACTGAAGAGTTTGAATGACGGCTCTTCAAACGTGGGCAAGGGACCAACCGGCATAGCAGCGGCAGCCATCTACATCGCAGCCATCCTGTGCGGAAAGAAGAGGACGCAGGAGGAGATAGCAAATATTTCCGGCGTCACGGAAGTGACGCTCAGAAACAGGTTCAAAGATATCACGGGCACTCTCTCGCTCAACACAGAGCTCTGA
- the thpR gene encoding RNA 2',3'-cyclic phosphodiesterase: MREFICIDITDFSCFEELCSSRLFRDACIRAVQAAGLHFTLHFLGEVNEEMNTEISGLLEDVVSRHRRFSVAFGGTGAFPTVQRPEVIWAGITAGEELGIIHREIGKGLDALGIPIEHRRYKPHVTLARLRCRPDAASLEDFFSTWGDRRIGEQEIRSIKLKQSVLSQTGALHRTIHDAYLGQ; encoded by the coding sequence ATGCGCGAATTCATCTGCATCGATATCACAGACTTTTCCTGTTTTGAAGAGCTCTGCTCCAGCAGGCTCTTCAGGGACGCATGTATAAGGGCGGTGCAGGCAGCGGGACTTCACTTCACGCTGCATTTCCTCGGTGAGGTGAATGAAGAAATGAACACCGAAATATCCGGGCTCTTGGAGGATGTTGTTTCCCGCCACAGGAGATTTTCGGTCGCATTCGGCGGAACTGGAGCGTTCCCGACCGTGCAGAGGCCCGAAGTCATCTGGGCAGGCATTACGGCCGGAGAAGAACTGGGAATAATTCACCGTGAAATAGGGAAGGGTCTTGATGCGCTTGGCATACCGATTGAGCACAGAAGATACAAGCCGCATGTCACGCTCGCACGTCTCAGATGCAGACCGGATGCCGCTTCCCTGGAAGACTTCTTCAGCACGTGGGGTGACAGGCGCATTGGAGAGCAGGAGATAAGGTCAATCAAACTGAAGCAGAGCGTACTTTCACAAACCGGCGCACTGCACCGGACGATTCATGATGCTTATCTCGGCCAGTAG